A segment of the Odoribacter splanchnicus DSM 20712 genome:
ATCGGTCCCTACTACAATATGTTCATTCGAAATCCGGATCGAATCCGGTCGTCCATTCACTTTCAGTTGTTTCACTTTGTGGGGATCTTCGCGAAAATCCAATACGACAGGCTGTACTTTTTCCTGCTTCAGTGTGATCTGTACTTTCCCGATGACCTCTTCCTGTTTATTTTCAGGAATCCGGAATTTCAGCCGGTATTGCAAATTGCTTATATCTTGTTTGCGTTGCCGGGCCAACCCGATGCTTACTCCGGTTTCCGGTTCCTTCCCTTCGGGGCGGCATCCGGCCAATAATTCTACTACTCCCAACAGGATTATAAAAAACAACTGTTTTTTCATAAATCTATGGATTTTAAATTTAATCTTTACTCTGCGCCTGGCGTATTGAAAGGCCGATTCGTTTACGCCCGGGTTCCACTTGTACAACCTTTACCATCACTTGTTGATTCAGTACCAGTTCTGCTGCAGGATCGGTTACATAACGATCGGCAATTTCTGAAATATGTACCAAACCGTCCTGTTTCACTCCGACATCGACAAAAGCTCCGAAACCGGTAATATTGGTAACGATTCCCGGAATTACCATACCCACCTGCAGATCTTCGATTTTTGAAATGCCTTCGGCAAAACTGAATACTTTCGCCATTGTCCGGGGATCTCTCCCCGGTTTTCTCAATTCTGCCACAATATCTTTCAGGGTCAGCAGGCCCGTTTTTTCATCCACATACCGTTGAGGTTCTATCCGGCCACACAGTGTTTCGTTTCCGATCAGTTCATGAACGCCGACACCCAGATCGCGGGCCATTTTTTCAACGATATAATACGATTCCGGATGAACAGCAGAATTATCCAAAGGATTTCCGGCCCCTTCGATCCTCAGAAAGCCGGCACTTTGTTCAAAAGCTTTCGCTCCCATACGTTTCACTTTTTTCAGTTCTTCACGGCTTTTCAACGCTCCGTTTTCCTGAATATAAGCCACCACGTTTTCAGCTAAGGCCGGTCCTAAACCGGAAATATAGGTCAGCAAATATTTACTGGCGGTATTCACATTCACTCCGACCTTGTTCACACACGATTCGACAACCCGATCCAACGCTTCTTTCAGTCCGCCTTGATCCACATCATGCTGATACTGTCCGACACCGATCGATTTAGGATCGATTTTGACCAATTCGGCTAAAGGATCCATCAATCGTCTGCCGATCGAGACGGCCCCCCGCACCGTCACATCGTATTCCGGAAATTCTTCCCGGGCAATTTTAGAGGCCGAATAAACGGAAGCCCCACTTTCACTGACGACAAACACCTGTACCTTCCGGTCGAAGCGTAATGTCTGGATAAATTTTTCTGTTTCCCGTCCGGCCGTACCGTTCCCGATAGCGATGGCCTGAATGTCGTAGGTCGCTACCATATTCGTCACTTTGGCTGCCGCTTGCTTATACTCATTGCGGGGAGGGTGGGGGTAAATATTTTCATTATGAACCAGTTTGCCGGTTTCATCCAGGC
Coding sequences within it:
- a CDS encoding Tex family protein yields the protein MEYHIDPVDFIVGKTGGENRAVRNLLDLFAEGATIPFIARYRKEKTGNMDEVRIGEIKTLYTQFQELEKRKNAVLDTIREQEKLTPGLEKQIRECQDIRILEDLYLPFKPKKQTRAAKAKAKGLEPLAALLMRQENGDIAVKAARFVKGEIQDTEEALQGARDIMAEWVNESEAARNRVRRLLEREAVITAKVVKGKEQEGEKYTDYFNFQESLKRCPSHRILAIRRGEAEGILKVSLSIDEENALKNLERIFIKGDNESARQVWLAMKDGYKRLLFPSIEAEYMTLSKQKADSEAIRVFAENLRQLLLASPLGNKRVLAIDPGFRTGCKVVCLDETGKLVHNENIYPHPPRNEYKQAAAKVTNMVATYDIQAIAIGNGTAGRETEKFIQTLRFDRKVQVFVVSESGASVYSASKIAREEFPEYDVTVRGAVSIGRRLMDPLAELVKIDPKSIGVGQYQHDVDQGGLKEALDRVVESCVNKVGVNVNTASKYLLTYISGLGPALAENVVAYIQENGALKSREELKKVKRMGAKAFEQSAGFLRIEGAGNPLDNSAVHPESYYIVEKMARDLGVGVHELIGNETLCGRIEPQRYVDEKTGLLTLKDIVAELRKPGRDPRTMAKVFSFAEGISKIEDLQVGMVIPGIVTNITGFGAFVDVGVKQDGLVHISEIADRYVTDPAAELVLNQQVMVKVVQVEPGRKRIGLSIRQAQSKD